TATCGCTTTTTggaaaacattatttaaaaatattattttggaaTATTGCTTAAAGAGCAACACAATTTCATGATTTCGCTTGTAATGGAATTTATGACATAATAATCATATTACCCCAGGGAAAAATAACATAAGAGCAAAAATGTGAGCTTGAAGCAACCATTTTCATATGTGTTGCTCACAAAGGCTTCTAACCCTCCGGCATTCTGATTACtcttgtcaaatgtaatccttattcattcacattattctggaattaatcatgcattatctcatagcttcgagattctgatgatgcaattgttttacttttagaatgacattgtggggtaggtACAAgaagttggatctggtcagtttgaacacaaaacagatgGAATATTTAGGACGGATATGGTCGgttttaatgctaaagggttaaacaaaagaaCATCAAGATAAGTATTTCCTTTgaactttcatttcatattttaaagaATTCAGACAGTagatattcaaaagaaaaccagAGGCTCAGTTTACCAGTTGATGATCAGAAATGAGCAACTCTGAGTATCAGTTATAATGTATTAAAGAAtcatggcactctgtcggttacaatgacaagggttccagttgatcagatcaacggaacagcctgcttgtgaaattaatgtgcaagtggctgagcaccccatagacacacgtacccttaacgtagttctcgaggagattcagtgtgacactgaATGTGATAAGTCTGACCCTTTgaaagtacaggtacaacagaaacaggaagaaagagtgagagaaagttgtggcgaaagagtacagcagggttcaccaccaccccctgctgaagcttcatagagctttaggtgttttcactcaataaacactcacaatgcccggtctgggaattaaaaccactgggccattgcacctccacatattaACGAATACTCTACATTTGCATTGAGTCCTGTCATTTAATGCTTTTGGAGAAAAAAAcagagatttgtgtgtgtatgtgtgtgtgtgtgtgtgtgtgtgtgtgtgtgcgtgtgtgtgtgtgtgtgtgtgtgtgtgtgtatgtatgtatgtgtgtgtgtgtgtgtgcacaacagtcttccttccagtttctgtctactgtcTGCtttattcactcacaaagctttggtcaaaccTGCAGCGATAGAGGAAGACATTTGTCCAtagtgccttgcagtgggattgaacctggaactctgtggttgggaagcaaacttcttaccactcagccatgattctgtatgagtatatatttttctagggaaaattattttcaagcaattctcgaaaaaaaaaataattaatttatgaatgtttaattatttttcaagCATTTCTGTTCTGTATTAAATTTTTCTCACGGAATATTGCACATAATTACAAGGAAATTATGTAGAATATTCCTCATCTACAGGAAACATGGATTCATAGAAAATCTAATTTTAGATTCCATTGAGTTTATCTTTATCAACACACCAATAagggagtctctctctctctctctctctctctctctcctctctctctctctctgtcccctccccctctctcctctctctcttgctctgtgATCAGTCAAGCTGCTGCAAATAGTAAAAAATCTAACTCAATAACACAATTCTTTCTTAAAATAGggaatctccaccaccaccatctttgccagaatatacatacatacatttatgtgtgtgtgtgtgtgtatgtgtatgtatatatatatacatatatatatatttaacgccgccgtgactggcttccgtgccggtggcacgtaaaaagcaccaaccattcGTGGGAGTTGCCAACCTATCCTGGCacatatgccggtggcacgtaaaaagcaccctctacattcatggagtggttggcattaggaagggcatccagctgtagaaacactgccagatcagactggagcctggtgcagcctcctggcttcccagaccctggtcgaaccgcccaacccgtgctagcatggaaaacggacgttagacgacgatgatgatgatgatttatgcacatgcacacacacacacacacacacacatacagagtgtcccaaaagtcactgatgggtttcaatttttaataacttccttaactttagaaataaatgcacgaaaatttgatacaatataaaggacataatggaaatagtcaaattttgcaacaccaccacatcacatatgaaaaatgacatcacttAAATGGCAACCATTTTTGGTTTTGCATGCCTTTGCTCTTTCCAAACTTTGAACCCTCAaaagtttcagaccccacttctctgatttgtctattgatgttctccttcagttgcaccagggtctccagtttgttgatgtaaaccctctctttcaggtgtccccacaagaaaaaatttgGGCTACTTAAGTCCGGGGAACGTgaaggccattcaaagtagacctcacacataGTTCCAGTAAGATGGGGCAACTGCTCATACCACAAGAGAGACAATACAATTGCtacggcagtgctttggagagagaataatctcccgctacagcaatgtcaactggccttcacgCTCCTCAAACTTGACTAACCTGGATATTTTCTTGGACTCTGAACATGAAAATGAGTgtaatgcttatcagcattttgcctggcatgccaacgattctgccagctcaccaccttaaatataaGCTGCTAGtaattcttttctattataggtacaaggcctgaaatttgagggagtgggtaagtcaatcacatcatccccagtactcaactggtacttaatttatcgaccccgaaaggatgaaaggcaaagttgactcagaACGTAgatacagacaaaataccactaagcattttgccaagcatgcaaacaattctgctagctactactactactaataataataataataataataataacaataataataatcctttctattataggcacgaggcctgaaatttgggggagcgggatagtcgattacatcaatcccagtactcaactggtacttattttattgaccctgaaaggatgaaaagtcaagctcagtggaacttgaactcagaacatagcgacaggcgaaataccgctaagcattttattcagcatgcaaacaattctgccagctactactactactaataataataataacaataataataatcctttctattataggcacaaggccagaaatttggaggagggggatagttgattacatcgaccccagtactcaactggtacttaatttattgaccctgaaatgatgaaaagtaaagttgaacagctaataattcttttctattataggcagaaaGTAATGAAGTCTGGAGGGAGAGgatgaggtaagttgattacaatgaccccagcgtggaagtggtatttatttcatcaaccttggaaggatgaaaggcaaaggctaatgtgagagaatttgaactcagattgtaagaATAGAACAaacgctgctaaacattttgtccagtagGATAACAATTCTACTAACTgaccacctttataataataataataataataataataataatgcgagaagacccggcaggacaagtgaggccataacccatggcccctacctgggatgtagtcagtccacctgtgcataccttccttcttgggacacataactctacttgtgaagacctgttgaggcaagtgaaaatcaaaaatcaaagaatcaaatcaaaatcgatgaacatcaatggattttgtagttttgtggtaccagtgccggtggcacataagaaaatcatccgaacgtggccgtagccagtactgcatcgactgacctccgtgctgctggcacgtaacaaacaccatccgatcgtggccatgccagcctggcctggcctccgtgccggtggcacgtaaaaaacaccatctgagcgtggccgttcgccagcctcatctggcacctgtgtcggtggcacataaaaagcacccactacactcatggggtggttggcgttaggaagggcatccagctgtagaaacactgccagatctgactggcctggtgcagccttctggcttcccagaccccagttgaaccatccaacccatgctagcatggaaagcggacattaaacgatgatgatgatgtttctactaaaggcacaaggcctgaaattttgtgggcaGGTACTgtccaattacatcgaccccattgtttcactggtacttaatttatcgaccctggaatgaTTAAAGGTGCAGATAATCAAGATGGAATTTGAACATGAAACTAAAGGCAGAGGAAATGtcataaagcattttgtctgctgcaccaatgattcttccagcttacCATTTTAGTAATAacaattccaaattttggcacaaggtcagaaattctgtaggaggggaggaaatcaattaccttgaccccccccccaaaaaaaaaatgcaactcttattttattgaccctgagaggatgaaaggcaaagttgaccttggtggaatttgaactcagaacgtaatgcaactaagcattttgcttggtgtggtAACAATCCTGTCAGCTTGCCAActtaaaatggtttcaaattttggaacaaggccagcaagttcagtgaTGGGGtgtggaggggataagtcaattacatcgacctcagtagtgcactggtacctattttatcaaaccccaaaaagatgaaaagcaaagccaaccgtggcagaatttgaagttagaatgtaaggacggacgaaatgttacTAAGAATTTTGTACTGCATGCTACTGATTTTGTCAAGTTGTGgccttaataaaataataataataataataataataataataataataataataatataataataataattaataataattaataataattaataataattaataataataataaataataaatcataataataagcatgataaaaaaattatgtacatggaacaaataggggctgcaataagggttaGAGCATTTgctgaaaacagcactgcttggaaccgctcgaatactctggaaggtgctcgagtacatctccagtgttagaagttgtgcaaaggcaataataataatattattaataataataataataataataataataataataataataataataataataataataatgatgatgatgatgatgatgataataataataataataataataataataataataataataataataataataataataataataataactataataatttcaaattttggcacaaggccagcaagttcaggagtggaggtaggtcaattacatcgaccccagtactgaattcatgcttattttatcaaccccacaaagaTGAAAAGCATTGTGaaccttggcagagtttgaactcagaatgtaaaacccccgtaaaacactgctaagcattttccagcttgccgcctttaattTAAGTCAGAAAATAATGGCACTGGATTATCACTTATGTTTGTTGatgtatttgtttgttgtctTCTTTCTTACCATTTCTAATATTTCCAATATGCCAGCAATTATATTTCAGAATCTTGTTTCTTCCCTTGGCATTAATTGTCTCACTAATtagcatttcttcttcttttttttgttcgttaatttctgCATCTAGGCACTTTAgtgtttcatatttcatatttcacagGGCATTGATACCCTCTGGGCACGCGAAGACATACGAATTtgcatgcctatacatacatacatacatacatacatacatacatacatacatacatacatacatgcatgcatacatacatacatacatacatacatacatatacacacatacatacatacatacaaacatacacgcatgcatgcatgcatacatacatacatacatacagacatacatacatacacacacatacatacatcattcatacatacatacatactatacatgcatgcatgcatatatacatatatatatatatatatatatatatatatatatatatatatataatatatatacatacatatatatatatatacatatatatatatatatatacacacacacacatacatacacacatatatatatacagacggacagacagacagacagacacacacacacatatatagatatagatatatgtgtgtgtgtgtctgtgaacatACGTTTCTGCATATCAGcacatgattgtatgtatgtgtgcatatatttgcatttgtttgtgcttatatgtatgcgtatatacatgcatacatgcacatacaaaatcgtgtgtgtatatgcatatatgtatgtataccaacaTTCAAATGCTCTCATACTCCTGCAGCTGCATGCAAACATGTGCAAATATGTTGACGCACATAAGCAGATACGATGCATTACTGAACACCGCAAGCAATTCGACACACCTCTGTAGCTCCATTTACATCAccatcatgaacaacaacaagCCGACGAAGGAGCCTCTCTGAGtcgttgcttgacctgctagaaataccagctgaattttcctcaaattacattctcctgtcttaaaaaaaaatgtaaaaacaggaCACATTAGATATTTTTGGAGATGGTACCAGTCGATTAGTTTGactccaatatgcaactggtacttaatttatcgaccctgaaaggatgaaaggcaaagtcgacctcgggggaaattgaactcagaacgtaaagacagacgaaatacctatttctttactacccacaagggactaaacacagagtggacaaacaaggacaaacaaacggatcaggtcgattatatcgacccccagtgcgtaactggtacttatttaatcgaccccgaaaggatgaaaggtaaagtcgacctcggtggaatttgaactcagaacgtagcagcagacaaaataccgttaagcatttcgtctggcgtgctaacgattctgccagctagctgccttaTAGACACGTTTGATATTGTAATCATAAGTATAACAatgtcccagcatgactgcagtctaatgactgaaacaagtaaaagataaaagataatattctTTTGCAGGAATGGTATTGTCGCTTGAGGAATGGCATTGATTATAAATCTCTTGGAGAGAGCTAACCTGGGGCGAAACTACAATGGCAAAAATCTcttttgctctccctctctctcacacgcacacatgcagcaTAGGGgaaattattaccttgcttggaaacaggtgaaggttggcaataggaaaggcacccagctggggaaaatctgcctcaataaactccacgtgaccccatgcaagcatggaaaagtggatgttaaaatggtgatgatgatgatgatgacaatattgatgatgataatgatagtgacgatgatgatgatgatgatgacaatgacgatgacaatgatgatgatgttctctgtttatttctcttattcctttctgttgaagagcatatgTTTGAAATGTATAAGACCTTTTCATTTTCCTAAGTGTCAAAATactacacctgtttgttgttcatacacctgtcttcatctttgttcaactatatatatatatatatatatatatattatatatatatatatatatatatatgtcatcatcatcatcatcatcattatttaatgtccattgtccatgctagcgTTGAGTTGAACAGTGTGACTAAATCTGGCAAACTgaaaagctgcaccaggttccagtgtgttttggcatggtttctatggatggatgtccttcttaatgccaaccacttcccaGTATGTGCTGGGTTTTATAAGATTGTTTGTTATAATGTGTTACTTTTATGGGGCTTCGTGTTTAAATGCCTTTTCTTATGTTTAGCAtagttacatgtatataagtTGTTTCCAGAAGGCTATTTAATTAAAGTATTGTGTCTAAGGTTACCCCATTAGTTAtacttatttactttatatttttacaaacgaaaactgtaaaaagaaattattgataTTACTATCGATGTCTTAAATTTAGAAGGGTTCTATATAGGATGTCTGTGAGGTGTTCAATTGTTCGGTCAAAACAGATATTTGGTAAATACAATTTTTGCATGCAGTTTTctttacaaaatcaaaatcaaagttgatcaacatcaatggaaattgtagctgtgataccactgccggtggcacataagagaaccatccgaacatggccattgccagcgccaccccaactgcctccgtgtcagtggcacataagaagcaccatccgtttgtggccgttgccagccttgcctgacccccgtgctggtggcatgtaaaaagcaccattcgatcagggccgtttgccagcctcgtctggcccccgtgctggtggcacgtaaaaagcacccactacactcgtggagtggttggcgttaggaagggcatccagccatagaaacattgccagatcagactgggcctggtgcagccttctggcttcccagaccccagttgaaccgtccaacccatgccagcatggaaagcggatgctaaatgatgatgatgatgatgatgatttaaaaggACAAGTTCCaaaattttttacatttaaaatatcctttattttttgttaaatattattttataatttacatatcACAGTAACTGCAAAGCAGGTAGacaggtaataaaaaaaaaacttatattatTTTGCATTCAAATATGTCTTTTAAATCTATGAGAGagtagattatttaatttatgctAGCTTGTTTGCTATTCTTAACTAATTGAAAGGAAGGATTTTAGTATGACATAAGTCCATTTGTTAAATGCCTAAGTGacattatgaaataacaaaatagaaaaattttcACTTATAGCATAAAGGACGAAAAGGAGCAATCGGGTGACAAAGATTCATGCAGCATCTCAAAATCACTAAAAATCTCTTAAAATTTTGGTATTTTATATCCTTCTACCgaaggttctttcagtttctagaaGCATCTTGAATCTTAATTTTTGGAACAAAAATGGATAAAATTCAAGTCCGTTTTGTCTATATGTTAAACTGATCAATGGCACTAGActttttaacattattttattgatctaacTCATTTCGCGCCAAAGGAATATTTCATAATGCTAACAAACTAATCTGTCTGAATTTATGAATAATTGTTTTTATAACAGTGTCACTACAtcggatgctttttacatggcactggcatgagtAATTTTTATATAGCACCAGCACAGAGCTCTTGCAGGCCTCTTCATCAGGGTGgagtggccttaacacttctgctgtggagtatgggtcttcttgagtacagcaaggtgccaggcatttctatatatatttatattaaattatgtacatataggctggctgaagttcagagagcttctggctttgttggtaactaagggccttTCCCTCATATTGAAAGGTAAATTGTatgatgtctgtgtatatacagctatgttacatggcagtgaaacatgggccttgACTACAGAGGACTTACAAAGGCTTGAAAGGAATGAATCTAACATGCTCCAcaggatgggtaatgtcagtgtgcacacacacataacagagtGTAAaggatttaagaggaaaactgggtacaagaggcatcagatgtggtgggcaagagagaaaactgcactggtttggtcatgagATGTGCGTGGATGAGGACAGCTACGTAATGAAGTGTTAagttctaattgtggagggaacctgtggaaggggtagacacaggaagatgtgagatgaattggtgagaaaggatctttggataCTGGGCCTCATTGTGGAAATGAAAAGGGACcaggagatgtggtgatttgctgtacatGCTAACAcaagtcaagctaagtaaaattgctgttTTCTACTTAAAAAGCACACATGATGGTGCTGTGTAAATGTACCTGTGTttgtggcatgtaaagagcacccagtacactctgttaagtggttgacattaggaagggtatccagtcatagaaaccatgccaaaacagacaatcggagtgtggacagctccctgctagccagctccatgtcaaaaccatccaacccttgccagcctggaaagtggatgttaaacgatgatgatgatgatgatgatgatgatggtgatgatgatgatgatgatgatgatgatgatgatgatgatgatgatgatgatgatatgtcttTCAGCTTAGTTTACTAAATTgtctgacaaggctttggtcaatctggggctatagtagaagacacttgcctaaggtgcaatgcagtaggactgaacccaagatcacatggtcatgaagcaagcttctcaaccacacatccAAACCTGCATCTATACAATTCTTTAAAGTTATTTGAAAGAAAGCAAACACAAGacacaaagaagaaagaaaaaaaaatccaaaaaagaaTCCTTGTTACCTGCTGATGCAACCAGCAAACATTTCGTTGTCAATTTGGAAAGGGTACACCATTGTTGTCTTCACACCGGTATATCCAGAACTTTCAGCAATGTAGGACAGAGATTCTGAGAAAGCGGTCAGTGCATGTTTGGAACTTGCATAGGCACTGGTTTGGTTGATTCCCATCAATCCCAAACAGGAACCAATCGTGACAATATGTCCATGGCCTCTTTCTTGCATCGATGGCAAGAAGCTACGTATTGTCTGCAAGGAGAATaacaatattttgtaaattttattaagAATTATCAGAAGTATTCACAGTATTCTTGAAACATTGAAGATGAATTTCCttttaccatttacttgtttcagtcactggactgtggccatgctggaacactgtttTCAAAGGTTTTAGATGAACACAATGACCCCAGTTACCTGtgtagttttgttttcttttataaactctggtacttactctatcagtctctttcttttctactctaggcacaaggcccgaaaatttggtgggatggggccagtcgattagattgaccccaatgtgcaactggtacttaatttgtcgaccccgaaaggataaaaggcaaagttgacttctgcagaatttgaactcagaacataaagagagatgacatactgctatgcattttgcccatcatgctaacatttctgccagctcgccaccttctatcagtctttctgctaaactgttaagttacagggatgtaaacaaaccattatTTAGTTGGCAAGTAGTGGAGGGACAGACATGAttcaagacacaaacacatacatatgtatgtgtgtgtgtgtgtatattatatatatatatatatatattatattatattaaattagagataaaaccactattaggtaaatcaaacaatgaaaacttaagccaatacataaaattaattaatttatattattttaatatatatcaaaagtataaaagtttaatacttttgatatatatttaaaataatataattaatactttgataatatttaaaataatataaattaattaactttATGTATTAgctaagtttttcattgttgatttgcctaatagtggttttatctctaatttaatataatataatattttactataaaattggattcaatcctaaatctgatttttccctgtaagtttggatttattccctaatatttattattaatttatatatatatatatatatatatatatagttaatccaaacaagaaagcacaaaaaaaaaaacaacaatgtgaattacttttaatccaaacatgaaaacacaaagacaaaacacaacaacgcaaggacgtggaacaagtatagtattattggacgctcaggaaagaagggaagacggagggtttaacgtttcgagcagagctcttcgtcggaaacataggagaaggaaagatccagagaagggaagacacaggaaaaaaaaatcaccaacggtacacacagggtcacattttatatatatatatgtggcaggaagaaaatggaggggatccagAGGTAGTATGCATCAACTGTTAGACAATATattatctctatttatttattttaaacaattatgagaatatatatatatgcatatgtaaagattgtgttttacatatataagtaccaataatttctatatatatacatgcacatgccagcgccgcctcgactggcttctgtgttggtggcacataaaaagc
This portion of the Octopus sinensis unplaced genomic scaffold, ASM634580v1 Contig01064, whole genome shotgun sequence genome encodes:
- the LOC118760871 gene encoding retinol dehydrogenase 10-A-like, whose protein sequence is MQTIRSFLPSMQERGHGHIVTIGSCLGLMGINQTSAYASSKHALTAFSESLSYIAESSGYTGVKTTMVYPFQIDNEMFAGCIS